From Acidianus brierleyi:
ATAAAATTGAAGGAGAATTGATAGATTATTTAATAGCTGCAGGTGGAGAAACAACTTTAGACAAAGTTAGGGAAGAGTTAGGAGAAGAATATGTTGCTTACTTAAAAACAATGAAGAATAAGGGAGTAAGAATTGAAGGAATCAAAGTTAGCCTAGACAAAGATTTTAAAAGTACTTAGATGATAATCCTGTCTTTAAAGATTTTAAAGTAAAGTTATCTTTTATAAGATAAAGGAAATATAAAGTAGATATTATAAAGAATATTCCAGATATTTCTATATTTATAAACCTAAAGAAATACGATATCAAAAGGAGATAAGGAATAGGATAAGCTTTACTATAGTTATACCTTGATGTTGAATATATTATACAATTAAAGAAGAACATTGCCATAATTCCTAGAGCAAAAGCGTGAATTTCTTCTCCCAAGAAGATTGAGGCTAAGGTTATAAAAAGCGATACAAAAACTACCGATAATCCATTTTTTATTATCTTTGAGTTATAAAATAACCATACAAAATAACCTAAGAGAGAAAAAAATAAGAAATTATGGTAAATTGTTAATATTATTAAAATAAATATTGGCAATTGTTTTATGCCAAATTTAGGTTTAGCTCCTACTGTTGCAGTAAATACGCCAATGTTTATTCCAAAAAGATAAAACAATAATCCTACCATTAAGATTGAGTATCCTAAATATGGATAAAAAGACCAAGCAAGCAATGAGGAGAAAGGTGAAGCTAAAACTAATAGATTAATTGGAAATTTACTACCATAATGTATTACGTCTTTTAATCCCCACAATTCATTAAATATTAATGATAACGATGCTATAGCTTGTAATGGATAAATAGGAATAGCTATAAGTACTAACGAAAGAATATGTAAAGGAAAATATTTCCTAGCCGGGAAAAAGAGTCTTAACAACATTCCAAAGAATAAGGAATAAGCTCCTATCATCATAAAATAAGGATGAAATGGCAATCCTTCTGCTAAGGATATCCCTCCTAATGACCAATATATAATTGTCAGGATAATAAACGGTATGTTGACTCCCCACGGTTCTATTGCCTTTTTCATATCAACTTTAAGTATTGAATACAGATATTAGATATTTATGCCTAATATTTGAGTTTCAATCTCAAAATATTAGTACTATTTTATTATTCTCTATGTTAGGACTTCTGCCAAATTCAAAAGTTAAGATATCTTTATCTTTAAATAGAGTTTTTAGTAAAATATTGTTTATCTTAATTTTTTAATATAGTATAAAATAATCTGCTATATAATAGAAATACTTCCGCGGAAAACACGAATATTATTTCGTTATGAAAGCATTGTTACTCTTTAGCTAAAACACTTATCTACTTCATTCTTCCTCAATGTTATTATTTTTCTTTTAGTACAATAGTCTTATGGATTGGGAAAAATTAGGAGAAAAATTTCCTTATTTGGAAAATGATGTAAAAGAAGCAGTATTATCTATACTTAAGGCTAGTGAAAGGGAAGATAGAGAGTTTAATATTATTTCCTTCTATTCTGGCCTAGGAAGAGAGATTAATAATATAGAAGATACATGGATAAAAAGAATTAATGATGAATGTAACGAGTATCCTTCAGTATGTGAAGGTTTGGCTAGAGGTATATCTGAATTAAAGGAAATAAAAAAGGAAAAATTCATGACTTTAATTTCGTCTAAACTTATGGCAATTTATGTATTATCTAAAATAGATCTTTCTATACCAACCCTTAAGGACGGAATAATTTACGCTATTGACGTAATAAAGGAAGAAAAAAATTTAGGCGAAGTTGGCAAAAATTTTGGCGAAAATTATCGTAGAATGCCAATAGAAATTAAGGAAAAAATGAAGGAATTATTAAATAATAGTTCTTTTGCTTATGAGTTTTTAAGAGCTATAAATTTAAATGAGTTTTCTGATATATATAATTTCAAAAATTCTGAAGTTATGGAAGTAATAGGAGAAAAATTCAACCAATTAAATGATTTTCAAAAGAGAAAAATACTTTTTAGTGCTGATAGAGGTCTCGGTAGAGGCATAGGGAAAATCTTTGACTCTTTAACTTATTCTTGGAAATTAAATATAATTGAGGAGGCTAAAAATAATAAGGAATTTGCATTAGGGTTAATTGAATGCATAGATTTGGAATATATTCAGGATAAAGTCTTCTTTGAATTGCTTAATATCGCTCTAAAGGATTGTAAACTTTCTTTTGCAATGGGTACAAATTTAGGTCAGAATTTTTCCTATTTAACAGAAGATTTAAAATCAAAAGTCGAAGAAATCACCTTTGAAAATAAGGAATTTGCAAAAGGAATCGGCAATGGATTCTCAATAACTTTCAATAAATTCTTCGATCTCTTTATGAATTACAAAGAATTAAAGGAAGAAGACGAAATTAGAATATTAAATCTAGCTTTGAAAAACAAGGACGTGGCTGAAGGAATTCTGCAAAATCTCTCCTATATTATTCTTTCAAAGCATAAAAATAAGATTCTTAAATTAGTGGAAAATAATGAACAATACATAGAGAAATTCCTAAAACTTCTAAACAGGAGAGTAAATGAATTTGATATAGACGAATTATTTAATTTGGCAAAAGGTAAATATATGGTAGAATTAGGGAAAATACTATGCGAAAACTTTCCTCAATTAAATAAGGAAAAAAGGAAAAAAATTATAGAGAAAATAGAAAACAGAGATTTCTATCAAGGATTTCTAGAATGTGGAGATAAAACTTCTTAGCATTTAAAGAATATATTTATTTGTTAATGTTGAGAATTTAATATATAATGTTAAATCTAGGAACTTCAGCAGACATTTATCTTAAGGAAGGGGACGAATTCCTTAACAAAAACGATCTAGTTCAAGCAAGCGAAAAATACTACAAAGCAGCAGAAGAAGCAATAAAAATACTAGCTATAATATTAAGACTAAAATACATAGAGAAGGAGGTTTCAAAAGAAGGTTGGAATACTAGAATACTTAACGATGCAGTATTTTTAATTTCGGAAAAAATTGATGAGAAGATACCAATTTATTGGGCTTCTGCTCTATCTTTAATAACAGTAAACTTAAGTAAAGAAGTAATAGAAGATCTTAAAAAAGACATAGAAGAGTTGGTTAAAATTGCAGATAGAGAATATAATGCAATTCTTGAAGGAAGGGGACGAATTCCTTAACAAAAACGATCTAGTTCAAGCAAGCGAAAAATACTACAAAGCAGCAGAAGAAGCAATAAAAATACTATCAAATAAAAATAACATTAAAGTACTTTCTAAAGTTAAAAAATTTGATAGATGGAGATCAGAGTTTTTATTTGAAGCATCGTTAGAGCTCTCTGCCAATTATTCTATAATAAAAGATATATGGAAAAGTGCTTGGATACTTCACGTTGAAGGATTCCATGAAACTAGATTAACTAAAGAGAAAGTAACATTTTATGGAAATATAGTTAAAAATCTTTATAATATTATAAAATAGTTATTGTTGTTGTCCAGATTCTTGTGGCATTCCATAAGTTTGTACCCACATTTCAACAATGTCATAACCATACATTTTCTTAAATTTCTCTCTGCCTTCAGCAGACATCTTTAGTGGAGACCAAGGAGTATCTAAGTCAACATCTACATTAACACTTTTAGCAGGAACACTTTCCTTAATAACTTGCTCAACTGTGTAAACTAAATCGTCAATAACTGGGCAGCCTGGAGCTGTTAAACCTAGTCTAACATAAACGTCTCCATCGTCGCTAATTTTCAATTCATAAATTAATCCAAGATTTACGACATCTACAGGAATCTCAGGATCATAAACTTGAGTTAGACCTTCTAGAATTTTTTTTCTCCATTCATCTACGTTAATTTTGCTTGACATATGGTAAAGTATGCTTTACCAGTTTATATATTTCGCTTATAATCTCGCTTATTATTTATTTGAATTTATTTTTGAATTTATTCTCCTTATTTCATAGGTTTATAATTTATATATCCATAAAGAGATTTGATTCTATATTGAGAATAACTAATACTGGAGCATTAAGCCTCATATTTACGACGTTTCTCTTTTCAGCATTTTTAACTTCCAAATTTTTGATTCTTACTGAACTTATTCCGTTAGTGCTTTTAAATGGATTTACTATAGAAAGGCTTTACTCCAGATTATTGTCGAGAAAATTTTGTAAGTTTGACTATTTTTTAATAGCTTTAAATTCTGTTCCATATTTACTTTTCTTTACAGTTTATCTTATTATACCTTTGATCTTTATAATATTTGCTTTTATAACTTCATATTTAAAAATAAAAATTATACCGACACTTTTTGGAACTTATTCAATAGTTTCACTCTACTTACCTTGGTCTGCAATTCTTTATGAGATAAATATTAAGGTTATTTCGATATTTGTCCTTTGGTTTCTCTATACTTTAACTCAATCTTTATATGTTGAATACAAGATACCTTTTAGGAAAATATCTAAAAACACTGTAAGATTAGCATGGATAATAAGCCTCTTTACTATAGTTTACTTTTCTCTTTATATTCCAATAATATTAATAGGTTTAATAGAGCCTTCAATAAGATTCCTAAATCCTGGAAATAAATTAAGTTCTGCGAAGGATATAAAAAACCTTGGTTGGAAGATAGCTAGACGAACCATAATATTAATGCTTGTTATTATTATTTGTGAAATCTTCATAAGATATTATTTTATTTTCAGATACTGACTCCTTACTAAAATAAGAAAATACTCAAAAAGAGAAAAATTAAATCATTATATATCAGAAATATTTGAATTTAAATAGAAAAGTTTAAATTTTATCTTTCATATATCGTTATATGAAACGCTATACATTTTACATGAGTAATAACATTAGAAGACAAGTTTACAATGAAGCTTTAAGATATTTATCTCCTGAACAAATAAGGCAAATTGTAGGAGAACAGAAAAAGACATTATTTTGGAAGAACAGAGCTAAAGTATCTGATGAAGCTGTTGAAAAACTCTTAGAACACTTACCGAATCAAGTAAAGTTGGAAGTTTTAACTGTAATAGAAAATGATTTAAAAGAAGCTTTAGATTCTATAGAGAGAGAAAAGAAGGAATTAGAAAATAAAAAGTAATATATTACTGTATAAGCATAACGTATTTGTTAATTATAAAAATGAAGGTTAAATTAAATAATGAACTTTTCTAGGAAGATTTTTATTTTAGCAAACGCATGCTATCTTATGTATACGTATAACTTAGATGAAGTATCTGCAAACATGGTAAGCTATGTAGGAAGAAAAGCGGCCTACTTAGGAGACTTATATCATTATAACATAAATGTTCCTGAAGGTTTTGTAATAACAAAATCTGCATTTCAAGAGTTTTTAAATAAAATTAAAGGAAAAATTAATAATGAGCTAAGAAATGTTGATTTAAATGATTTAAATGATTTAAATGAAAGATTTCAGAGAATAAAAGAAATAATAGAAAAAGAAGAAATTCCAGAAGAAATAGAAAATGAGATTAAAATTAAACTTCATGGACTTTCCTCAGAATTTTTTGCTGTTAGGCCTACAGTAACTTCAAGTCTTTCTGGACATACTTTTGCGGGTGAGATGGAAACTTATCTTTACATAAGTAAAGAGGACGTTCCTCATTTTATAAAAATGGCCTGGTCAAGTTACTTTAATCCAAGATCATTATCATACCGTATTTCAACGGGCGAAGATCCATTACCTGCAGTTATTGTTCAAGAAATGATAAATCCTAGAAGTGCTGGGACTGCTTTTACACTACATCCAGTAACTAAAGATCCTAAAATGATAGTTATAGAATCTAGTTGGGGGTTAGGAGAAGCAGTTACTAAAGGTGTTGTAACTCCAGATAGATTTATCATACCTAAATACCAAAGAGTAGTAACTGAAAAATTTATTTCAGATAAAATAGTAAAATTTGTTTTTGACGAGAATGAGAGACTAATAAGAAAAATAGAAATGGACGAAGAAGAAAGAAAATCCCCTAGTATTACAGACGATGAAGCCGTTAAAATAGCAAATACTGCAATAAAAATTGAGGAAATTTTCTCTAAACCAGTTAACATAGAGTGGGCAATTAGTGATAACAGAATCTATGTATTAGAAGTGAGAGGTATAAATACGGTTATAGAAGGAGTTTAGATTTTTTTTAAAAAAAAATTAAATTATCTTAAATAATCCTCCAATATTCTGATACATTAGGTAGATTGCGACCAATATTATTATTATTGCAAATATTTTTCTAAGCATTCCTCTAGGTATAGAAGTAGCAACTTTTGTTCCTAAATAACCACCAGCTACTCCTCCTGCTAAATACAATAAAGAAATTAGAACGCTTATTTCTCCAGCCATTGTATATCTTATTGCGCTTACTACACCAAAAGTCCCTACGGCAATCAACGATGTGCCTACTGCTCTAAGCATACACAATCCTGCACTGAAAATTAGTCCTGGAACTATAAGAAAACCGCCACCTATCCCAAAAAATCCTGAAAGCAATCCTACAGCAAATCCAGTTGGAAGAATTCTATCATACCTTATTTTACATGAAGATTCTATTTCTTTCATAACGTCATCTACTGGCCTTGCAGGTTTTCCTTTATTTCTCCACATAAGTACAGCAACTACTATCATTAGTATACCGAAAAAGAACAATAAAGAAGAACCATGAACCAATAATCCAAGACTAGCTCCTATAAATGACCCTACTATACCAGGTACAGTAAATAGTATACCTTGTTTTACCTTTACATCACCTTTTTTAAAATGCATAAAGGAGTTTATGTACGCATTAAGTCCAACAGCTAATGCAGTAGTGCCTATAACTAAATGATCTATCTCGTTAGATTGAGGAGTACCTTGAGGATATAAGTATCCCAGACCAACAAAATATAGAAGGAGAGGAACAGCAAGAATAGAACCTCCTCCACCTATTAGACCTAAGCTAAATCCGACAATTAGTCCAGCTATTATAGAGAGTATATATTCTATTGGTGTAATTTCTATGGATATCATAGTTCAACTTTTATTAATTAAAAAAATCTTTAATAAATCTTTCTCACACGCATGTTAAATTTGGAAATACAATACTGAAAATTATCAACTTATTGCTTCTTCAAATATATACTTATGAAAAGCATTCAAATATCTAGATGTCTATTAACTTTTTCTCGGCATTATTCATGATTACATGATATATTTTCCTTATAGTTTCACTGTTTTCCTTAAACTGATTCCATGGTTCCACACTCGAGAACTCTCTATAAGAAAAAGTATATTTCTTTTGAAAATCTTTTACAGAAATCTTGGGTTGATGATATTCCTTTAAAAGCTCGTTCTCTTGATTACCTAAAATAATATGTTCCTTCTCTATTCCGAGAAATTTAAAGAGAATAAAAGGATCATAAGACATCATATCATTTAGGACTTTTTGCACTGCATATATGTGTTTACATGGCCTTTTATAATCTGGACATGTACAGTTGAATCCTAATTTTTGTGGAATTAAGTGAATGTTTTCCTTTTCAAGGTCTTTTTTTAACTCTTTAGGAATTTCGGATGATATTATAGAAGACAGATAGCCTTTCTGATGAATTATATTTATAATCTTCTCTTTCTCATCAATAGGGATGGTACTTCCATAGATTGTAACTTTATACATCGTTGTGCCTAAAACTTCTGCACTAATCTTGCCTGGATTTATTTCAATTTTTTTAACTGCTCCGTTTTGTGCATATTCTCTACCCCTCTGTGCTCTTGCATGATCGGTATTTTTTCTTATACTTTCACCGAATTCCCAGGCCCACCATTTTCTCATTTTAATCGCCAGAAGAAAGTTCTATCACTTTTTTCAAATCCTCTGTATTTAATTCTGTGATCCAGGAATCCCCACTAGCTATTATATCCTTAAATAATGATCTTTTTAATGATAACATTTGATCTATTTTCTCCTCTAAAGTACCTATTGTAACTAATTTATGAACTATGACATTCTTAGTTTGTCCAATTCTATATGTTCTATCTGTCGCTTGATCTTCGACTGCTGGGTTCCACCATCTATCAAAATGAATGACTCTATTTGCTGAAGTAAGATTTATACCAAAACCTCCAGCCTTTACTGAAAGTACAATGAATTTTACTGATGGATTATTCTGAAATTTGGATATTAAGTTATCTCTTTTCGCCTTAGATAATTTACCATAAATAAAAGGAGTCTCAATCTTAAATTCTCTCTCTAAAGTATTTTTTAGGATTTTACCCATTTCTACAAACTGAGTAAAAATAGCGATCTTATCTCCCTCATCTAACGCCTCCCTAACTATATCAATAGTTCTAATCATCTTTCCTGATCTTTCAATAGATGGCTCATCTCCTTTTATTAAAGCAGGATGGTCTACTATTTCCTTTAGCTTAAGGATAGTTGATAAAATAATTCCTTTTCTTTTCATTCCTTTTACGGCATCTATTTTATCTAATAACTTATCGACTTGAGCTTTGTACATTGCAGCTTGCTCTGTACTTAAATTACAGTATACGTTAGTCTCAATTTTCTCTGGTAAATCATTAATTATTTCTTTATCATATTTTGTCCTACGTAAAACGAAAGGAGATATTATAGATCTTAATTCCTCTTTCACTTTAGGATCTCCATTTTTTATTGGATTTGCAAATCTTTCTTTGAACTCATTGTAACTTCCCAATAATCCAGGATTAAGAAAACTCATTATAGACCACAAATCATCTACCTTATTTTCTATTGGAGTACCAGTTAGTGCCAATCTATATTTTGATTTCAATTCTCTGATAGCCTTGGATATTTTTGCATTTGGATTTTTAATATTTTGTGCCTCATCCAATACTATGTAATTCCATTCTACGTTCCTTAATTCCGTATCTCGTAACAAAATATTATAAGTAGTTAATACTACGTCGAATTTAGTTATATTATTCAAGTTACTTTTAAATTTGATTCTATTTTTATGAAAAACTAAAAAGCTTAGATCTGGAGCAAATTTAGTTAATTCTTCCTCCCAGTTCTTCAAAACAGATAATGGGCATATTACTAATGAGGGAGACAGTTCACCCTTTATTTTAGCATCAGAGAATGCTGCTATAGTTTGTATAGTTTTTCCTAAACCCATATCGTCGGCTAAGCATACTCCTAATCCTAGTTTGTTCATGAACCTTATCCACGAAAATCCTTTAACTTGATAGGGTCTCAAAATAGCTTTTAAATTATAAGGCTCTAAAAGCTGAACTGATTCCTTTTTATTAAGCCCATCAAGAAGGTCATTTTTAATATTCAAATTTCCAACAAGAGACTCTCTTAAAATATCAATTTTTCTTAATTTACCCTGTTTTATCTTCTCTATTATGCTCTTTATCCTCCTCAATGACGAAGAATCTATCTCAACTAAATTTCCTCCTATATCTATTATCGTTTTATTTTCATTTACCAATTTCTCAAATTCATCTTCAGATATTTCTTTATCTCCCAGTGAGATTTTATAGTCAAAAGACGTCAATTCTTCTGCAGAAAATAAATTATATGTATCAGAATTTATGCTAATTACTGGTTTTAATTTTCTAACTTTTGTAAATACCTTAACACCTTTCTCAATTAATTTGGGTACTATATCAAGAAAATTATTTAATTCATCAATACTAAGTTCGACGTCTTTTATTAATAGCCCATTCAGCTTTGGATATATGTCTGAAATTGAAGAAACAAGTTCATAATATATTTTCCTTAAAT
This genomic window contains:
- a CDS encoding PEP/pyruvate-binding domain-containing protein, whose protein sequence is MYTYNLDEVSANMVSYVGRKAAYLGDLYHYNINVPEGFVITKSAFQEFLNKIKGKINNELRNVDLNDLNDLNERFQRIKEIIEKEEIPEEIENEIKIKLHGLSSEFFAVRPTVTSSLSGHTFAGEMETYLYISKEDVPHFIKMAWSSYFNPRSLSYRISTGEDPLPAVIVQEMINPRSAGTAFTLHPVTKDPKMIVIESSWGLGEAVTKGVVTPDRFIIPKYQRVVTEKFISDKIVKFVFDENERLIRKIEMDEEERKSPSITDDEAVKIANTAIKIEEIFSKPVNIEWAISDNRIYVLEVRGINTVIEGV
- a CDS encoding DEAD/DEAH box helicase gives rise to the protein MRVVHAIWNGKNFGIWIEDNKFGTIKDLLEIAWDLDFYPEFNEETIIFPVDEFNRPVFYDYSGAVGLGSFNVFVAETPISAVFKIFRKKVDNLVYSPSTMFWKNILITTLQLIKSGRIIPVLNGSIKWKPLISDEDIYSLANEAPPDAFLENSNRAEIIKSFMEAVISAIATEVLGSDDFITLHKILQSNLGDKHLGYTLYLAILYNENGGKIISGLYDKDDNKIITSDIVLNSGDLRKIYYELVSSISDIYPKLNGLLIKDVELSIDELNNFLDIVPKLIEKGVKVFTKVRKLKPVISINSDTYNLFSAEELTSFDYKISLGDKEISEDEFEKLVNENKTIIDIGGNLVEIDSSSLRRIKSIIEKIKQGKLRKIDILRESLVGNLNIKNDLLDGLNKKESVQLLEPYNLKAILRPYQVKGFSWIRFMNKLGLGVCLADDMGLGKTIQTIAAFSDAKIKGELSPSLVICPLSVLKNWEEELTKFAPDLSFLVFHKNRIKFKSNLNNITKFDVVLTTYNILLRDTELRNVEWNYIVLDEAQNIKNPNAKISKAIRELKSKYRLALTGTPIENKVDDLWSIMSFLNPGLLGSYNEFKERFANPIKNGDPKVKEELRSIISPFVLRRTKYDKEIINDLPEKIETNVYCNLSTEQAAMYKAQVDKLLDKIDAVKGMKRKGIILSTILKLKEIVDHPALIKGDEPSIERSGKMIRTIDIVREALDEGDKIAIFTQFVEMGKILKNTLEREFKIETPFIYGKLSKAKRDNLISKFQNNPSVKFIVLSVKAGGFGINLTSANRVIHFDRWWNPAVEDQATDRTYRIGQTKNVIVHKLVTIGTLEEKIDQMLSLKRSLFKDIIASGDSWITELNTEDLKKVIELSSGD
- a CDS encoding SWIM zinc finger family protein yields the protein MRKWWAWEFGESIRKNTDHARAQRGREYAQNGAVKKIEINPGKISAEVLGTTMYKVTIYGSTIPIDEKEKIINIIHQKGYLSSIISSEIPKELKKDLEKENIHLIPQKLGFNCTCPDYKRPCKHIYAVQKVLNDMMSYDPFILFKFLGIEKEHIILGNQENELLKEYHQPKISVKDFQKKYTFSYREFSSVEPWNQFKENSETIRKIYHVIMNNAEKKLIDI
- a CDS encoding PaREP1 family protein, whose protein sequence is MLNLGTSADIYLKEGDEFLNKNDLVQASEKYYKAAEEAIKILAIILRLKYIEKEVSKEGWNTRILNDAVFLISEKIDEKIPIYWASALSLITVNLSKEVIEDLKKDIEELVKIADREYNAILEGRGRIP
- a CDS encoding PaREP1 family protein; this translates as MQFLKEGDEFLNKNDLVQASEKYYKAAEEAIKILSNKNNIKVLSKVKKFDRWRSEFLFEASLELSANYSIIKDIWKSAWILHVEGFHETRLTKEKVTFYGNIVKNLYNIIK
- a CDS encoding metal-sulfur cluster assembly factor codes for the protein MSSKINVDEWRKKILEGLTQVYDPEIPVDVVNLGLIYELKISDDGDVYVRLGLTAPGCPVIDDLVYTVEQVIKESVPAKSVNVDVDLDTPWSPLKMSAEGREKFKKMYGYDIVEMWVQTYGMPQESGQQQ
- a CDS encoding sulfite exporter TauE/SafE family protein — its product is MISIEITPIEYILSIIAGLIVGFSLGLIGGGGSILAVPLLLYFVGLGYLYPQGTPQSNEIDHLVIGTTALAVGLNAYINSFMHFKKGDVKVKQGILFTVPGIVGSFIGASLGLLVHGSSLLFFFGILMIVVAVLMWRNKGKPARPVDDVMKEIESSCKIRYDRILPTGFAVGLLSGFFGIGGGFLIVPGLIFSAGLCMLRAVGTSLIAVGTFGVVSAIRYTMAGEISVLISLLYLAGGVAGGYLGTKVATSIPRGMLRKIFAIIIILVAIYLMYQNIGGLFKII